The Styela clava chromosome 3, kaStyClav1.hap1.2, whole genome shotgun sequence genome includes the window GGAAAACTGTTGAAAATGGTGCAAACACTAAACACAAACGGAAAGTTTAAACAAATATCTAGATAGACAAGAATCGATGATAAACTATTCCCAAGCAGCTGGCGATAAACCAACTTGTGCATAACCACCAGATCAGGAAAGAAAATATACTGCGAAACACCATCGGTGTGAACACTGCAGACATGCGTGCCAGAGAGACTCCAGCATGAGATACCATCTCAGAAAATGTAGCTCCTTCATCAAGTACATTAGCATGACTCGGACTAAAGCTAGCATAAGTAGAATTCAAGACATAATCACTCTTGATCTGCTGCCATGAGTAACCACCCATGGTCTTTAAGCACATAGTTAAAAATAGAACTGCCATGACCGGCCCTATATATTGCAAAGCAACCACACACAAGTAAAAGAAAACTCTAGCTACAGTCTTTTGAATATCAGTGTTAGTTGTCTGACCTGCCTCACGGCGCAGGTTTCTAATTTTTATGCATGCAACATTTAAATAAGCTTGAAGATGGGTGCGAAATgccaaaattttcaagaaaCACAGACTAACTATTATTATTAATCTTGCTATATCAAATTGGTGATCTGTTAAAAAAGGTTTTCGCACAGATTCAATGTCATTAGAGCCACATAATACATCCCTTGCCAGAGGTCGTACCCAcatgaaagaaatcaaaaaagGTGTTGCAAAGTTGATGTGAAGCAAAAGTTGAATAAGCTGGTTTCCTCTGGAGTATTTTAATCCATCTACATACATTTGAGCTGTTCTAATCCCAGGAAAAGCAAGAAGAGTACCAATAATTCCACTCAAAAATGCTACTCCAATTTTGATGATGGGTAAAGGCAGTGGAGCTGGTGCCGGGCTTGGATATACTGTTGCACCGATGGTAAGCAAGCTCGCATTCTGTGCAAAAGCATTATAAGCAGAATCTAATCCAAATTCTAGCGTCTGTTCATCAACAACTAAAACAGCCATAGATGCTACAAATGAGAAACATCCGAATGTTATGCAGGTTGAGAGTTCTCCGCTTTCAGACTTGAAGTACAGTTTCATAATTGAAAACagatttctgtaaaataaaatttcatcacATTAATCATGGCAACATAATTTTTCTATAATATGTTGTATTATAGCTGGCAATACATTGCCACTATCTTTAATCAGAACCAAAGAAAATAACATAAGTGAATCCATTAATCTGTGTATGTAGCTAAGATTAGTTcccattgaaattaaaaattccaGGGTCTGTATTTGAAGGGCAGTGgggtattgtgtattgaactgcaggttcTTTTTCATCGTCTACTTTGGATCTGTATGTGTCCATTGTATTActaatatatttcctattttgTGCAAAGAGATTATGCTATTTCTGTTTATCTGTATttaatactatatttatagatatatatatataggagcCAAGTAACTTAACTGCAGTTAATGAATGAAAAGTAGTTGGCCTAATCAGAAGATGAATTTCATTTACTTACTTGCAGACAAAACCAATTGCTAGCAGAGACCAAACCATGGAAATATTGAACTCTGGATCAGGCTTCCACCACTCATAATAAATTTCAGTCCCACAGTACACTATTGTTGCATAGAGGCCATAATCTACCAGCCATTCATATTCATCATATTTCCTGAGCGTATAGAGAATCAAGCATTACCTATCTATATATCGATTTAAGACTATGTGGTGCAACCGAAAGGAAATAATAATATCATGTTCAAAATTTAACATATTATGTTCAccaatatgattatcgttattatcaacaaattccttgcCAAATTCAATATATCAGAAACTTAGATACTTTAAGGTAACAAAGCTATTATTAATTTTACTTCACTAATTATAATTTTAAGTAATCATAACAATTCAGTTCTGGTTTGTTAATGATCATACCTGGAAATCCAACACTGTATCCACTGTTTTAAAAGCGTAGAAAGATAAGTAGTTGGAcccaaaaaatttaaaaattctcaAATCCATTTACTCGCATGTCAGAATGTACCATTTGAAAATGTCAGAAAACTAGAAATATGCAGTTGCTATCCTGTTTTCACAACATAATTGTCatacaaaattattgaaaaagtaCTAAACCTTATAGGTTTCAAAAATACATACCTCAAAACCAAAGCATCAAGAACCGTGATATTCGTTGTATCCAAAGGAATGTCCACATTTTTAGGTATTTTAAACACTTCTTTTGTAGTGTTGTTCGTTTTTTCACTCGAGCGTTTGTAAGGTTGATGTCGCCTgtaaaaattgtgttttatgaaGATGTTAATCCAATAACAACAAGACAATAAACTTGTGCTGCGTGATAACGAATTTCGGAATTCACATATAGCTAAATAAGTATAAACAGATTTATTTGAATTACTATAATTCAATGGGCTAGTTCTATTTCATCAGGATATCACAGCTAAATGCAAAAATGCTCAGGCAGCCATTACTGATTTTTGTGTTTGGATATTGAACTGTACTATGACAATCATCTAGCTATCACAGTATCATGGCAATCTGATATTAGAGATATCAAAAACATCCATGACCAATAATGCATAAACTGAAACTTACTTTTTTGTTGAATTCTTAACATCCTTTTTAGAGCGCTTGTCTGAACTCTCTTTGCCAGCTAACTTTTTTAGTTCTTCATTAGTGGGGTGAACAAAACGATACAATCCACCACCACAGAGTATCCATCTGCCAAGGGAGTATATAGGTGTCAGTTTCTGCAAGAAACTCGCCATTATAATTGTAAAGCACAGTTGAAATCCAAAGATTGCCATTTCGAGACTGTAGGTTGATGCCGACTTGGAATCAAACTTTCAAATAATAGCATCGACTTCAGGCCAttcgaataaataatatattactaACACCCTTTCTTCGCAAAATAGATAACAACACGAAGAGGATGAAATATAACAGCAGGAGGGGACGAACGAAAGCTTTCGCACGACCCACCGCGCGCAGCTGCCACGAGCTTTGCAGacctttcaaattttaattgatcGCAGCACGTGCGGGGTTACGAATTGCGCGACtatttttttctattgaaaaaataaaaagaaacaattAATCAATTCATAAGGTCCAATTCATTAATTGTATTGGACATTAAGTTGATTTCCAGCATACCATGTTGAATGTTCTATTATTATTAATACAGTATAACAAATTTATAGTCCATGATGTATGTATATGCGCGACTAGATTCACTGACAAATCTCTTTAAACGAACTTTCCGTTCCTCATCAGTTGAGCGATTGAGAAGatataaaataatcataaatttCATTTGCCGCTAAAATGCTCAAAAAGACGCCGCTGCCCATGACATACAGTTTAACTTGCAAATAAATACTCACAACTATATTCCCGACTTGTCAAGCATGGCCGTTTTATCAGAGCCATTATGGCTATGGTTTAATCACGGTCGCTAAATATTCTTCCGATTCAACAGTCGCTGTGCTGAATTGTAATGGAGGAGTAAAGAAAAAAATCACCGCCGATTTTAAATTAGATTTTAGATGGACCGCCTAGCCTAGATCGGGGATGATGAACCGTTTTATTGAAttagtcaaaaattatatttttgctgTGGAAAAGGGAAATATATACGGGTCATATTTAATCAAATGTCTGCACCGTTAAGAAACACTAGTCTGTACCACTGAACTGAAAATACATAGCTCTGTGGTCTGCACCAATGTAAAACTTGCTGTTGCTTATTTTACGCAACTCATATAATGATATCATCCTTGTTTGGTATTGTCAatgttgttacttatcgatcttaagatcggtaagtatattgataggtatttgtctgtatgtatgtctgtgtgtctgttagatgcacgcgatatctcacgaaagcgagattgaatctgctccagattttgcatgtgcattcatcttatctcggaccagaagcctattgattttgggcgaattatgtcgtataattagcgagttatcaatcaattattgatatagtgatctagatttttgtaaagcgagagaattttgaaacccgccgagtgtgtgtgtgcgatgcgcagtgcgcaagttacaagagcggatgaatcgaaactgcagtttctgttttgggggatcccctaactatcgatcgataagtcttcggtttccaaccgatattctcgtttaatgtcattggtgtaGTTTTGAGCCGCAGGACTGGAGAAATTTCTACTACTCGATTTTACGAAATTCACATGCAGATTAAATATGGCGAATCTTTTTATGGTTTCAAAAGAGTTTGGAAGAGAATTCTACtctgagaaaaatatatttcgcgATCGGCTTTCAACCAGTTTTCTGTAGCCGGTAATCAAAGTCAATCAAATTTTGTTCTCCAAATTGCATTCCGTGAGAGGAAAGGAGGTCCTTTCGTTTCTATAGGGCTGGTCATTTTCGGATAATTTCAGTATCgcacgaatatttttttcgaatcgattACTTGTAATTAAATGtgactttttttattttcagaggTCCTACCggcacataaattactgaaaacatagaatcaaGCACCCAGTTACTTCGCTGAGCTCTTAAACACAATACGAAACATGTTTCAGCGATAACTCGgaggtgcgagaggattgcgGGACTGACTCCCTGCCGCCGTAGGGATAAATGTATACAATCCTATCCTAACTAACTAGGAAAAACGATATGCCCGAATTGCGTTGTATGAAGGCTTCAATTAAGAAATTGTAGACTTCACCTCGACCTTTGGCGGGCGGATAAAACAACAAGATGCATGGCTGCGATACCAAATTttcgtctgaaccgattcgaaaaatttactatttgatttgaaatgCCCAGATCTATTCGTTTCACGCACCTTTCGAAAGGGAACCATTGAAGCTAGGTAAGTTGCGAGGAATGAACAAAGCAATTAATTGTATTGTCATATCATAAACGGGGCAACATAATTTTTGCCAGTATCCCCACACCGAGATACTGACAGGTTACATAGATTGTCAGGCCTAAGGTTAGACAGGTTCAATTTCACTTTTCATCACTGGAATGTTAACATGTTCTTCATCAATTCGTGACTTTGCGGATCACCTAAAAACACAGTGGTTTTGCCATCCCtggacaatatatatatatatatatatatataggtattaTTATAAATCATCTGTACTTCTCTTGTTTCGATTGCAACATGTCGCTCATGAAAGCAGAAACTGATGATCTAAACCTAATTCTTGTTGCAATATGAATGTTGCATGAAGAGTCTCTTATATCAAAATTGGGGTAACCTGAATGTTAAGTTATATGTTTCTCATAACTTTCTTAAGCTATATTTAGCTTATGTCGTGTGTGGTTCTTAATATAAATCGGTGACGTAATTATAATTTGCCGATTACGCCCACCTTgtgatacaaaaaaatcaacaaaaataaATCTGGGTATCTCCCCGAAAAAACACCACGTGGACGAAAGCAGCGAAAAGTATAT containing:
- the LOC120342142 gene encoding transmembrane protein 161B-like, with protein sequence MAIFGFQLCFTIIMASFLQKLTPIYSLGRWILCGGGLYRFVHPTNEELKKLAGKESSDKRSKKDVKNSTKKRHQPYKRSSEKTNNTTKEVFKIPKNVDIPLDTTNITVLDALVLRKYDEYEWLVDYGLYATIVYCGTEIYYEWWKPDPEFNISMVWSLLAIGFVCKNLFSIMKLYFKSESGELSTCITFGCFSFVASMAVLVVDEQTLEFGLDSAYNAFAQNASLLTIGATVYPSPAPAPLPLPIIKIGVAFLSGIIGTLLAFPGIRTAQMYVDGLKYSRGNQLIQLLLHINFATPFLISFMWVRPLARDVLCGSNDIESVRKPFLTDHQFDIARLIIIVSLCFLKILAFRTHLQAYLNVACIKIRNLRREAGQTTNTDIQKTVARVFFYLCVVALQYIGPVMAVLFLTMCLKTMGGYSWQQIKSDYVLNSTYASFSPSHANVLDEGATFSEMVSHAGVSLARMSAVFTPMVFRSIFSFLIWWLCTSWFIASCLGIVYHRFLSI